ATCAGCTGCTCCATCAACAAAAGAATATGGATCGCTTTCGATTGCTGTTCAATACTATACAGAGGCTAAAACAGTTATGACAGTGCCTAAGACAGTGTTTGTTCCGCAACCTAATGTAGATTCAGCTATTATCCGGTTATTAGTAAGGGACAAGCCTACTGTAGAAGTGGAAGATGAAGATTTCTTTTTCAAAATTGTAAGAGCGAGTTTTGCACAACGAAGAAAAACTCTTTTAAATAACCTTGTTCATTTTATTCCAAATGGCAAGGAATTAAAAGCAAAGATCGAAGAAACTTTGGAGCACGTTGAGGTTGATGGAAAAAGAAGAGGAGAGTCTCTTTCTATTGAAGAATTCGCCAAATTAAGTGATGCATTAGCAAAGGTTGTAAAATAAATGAAAAGCAGAAGATCCAGGCAACATAAGTCTTGATCTTCTGCTTTTTTCTTTGCTTATATCCCCATGATATAAATCACCAAAAGCAAAAAACTACATAGGCTAGAAAAGGATACATTTTATACATGGTAAAAGATTACTTAAGGTGTATAAGAGATCTTGATGCCTGATTAACGAGTAAGTAAAAGTGTTCAGGTGAATCATTCATTGGAGTGATATAACATGCAAGTAAAAATTGGAGATGTTGTAGTAAGAAAATCTTATAACTTTGATTTGTTATTTAGAGTGATTGATGTCATTTCATCTGCTTCAGGAGAGCAGATTGCAATTTTACATGGTGATGAAGTGAGATTAATAGCTGATGCTGACTGTAGTGATTTAGTTCTTGTAGATGAGACAGAGAGAAATTCCCGAAAGCAGAGAGAAAAAGAACGAATTGATCAATCTTATCATTTATTTAGGCAGGATTATCAGCTTCTGAGGGAAAAGCAGGAATACTATGCAACATCCAGCTATAGCCATAATGAAGAGTTTTTCCATATGCCGGGAAGAGTCCTCCATGTTGATGGAGATCCACTTTACTTACAAAAGTGCTTGGCTTTATACGAGAAGATTGGTGTACCGGTTAATGGTGTTCACCTTAATGAAAAAGAGATGCCGGAAAAAATCACAGATCTCCTATTAAAATACCGACCTGATATATTGGTTGTAACCGGACATGATGCATACTCAAAACATAAGGGAAACATTGACGATATTAATGCCTATAGACATTCTAAGCATTTTGTTCAAACTGTTCGTAATGCAAGAAATAAGGTACCACACCTTGATCAGCTTGTAATCTTTGCCGGGGCATGTCAGTCTCACTTTGAATCTTTGATACGTGCAGGAGCTAATTTTGCAAGCTCTCCTTCAAGAGTAAACATTCATGCACTAGATCCTGTTTATATTGTAGCAAAAATAAGCTTTACGCCTTTTGTTGAAAGAATAAATGTATGGGAAGTTCTTCGTAACACATTAACAAGGGAAAAAGGTCTTGGTGGTGTGGAAACAAGAGGAGTTTTAAGAACAGGAATGCCGTATAGAAAGCCAACAACACAATAAACTTGCGCCGCTTACGTATCATATGTAAGTGGCTTTTTCTATTTCTGTAAAAAATCCTGTTATTTGGCTTCAATGCGGTTTTTAGGGAGATTGAAAGGATGAATACTTAAGAAGTTTTTTGATAAAATTCTATAAGATTTTTAATGGAGGTCATTATTTGATATTCAGTATTTTTCAAGATTTTTATATAAAAATAACCCGTACACAGAGAGAAATGAGATAAAATATGAACGTTTGAAAAGTAATTTATAAAAAACATTCATTTTCATACATAAAAGAGGGAATGTTTGTTCAAACTAACAATAACAAAGTGAGAATTTTGTTGAAAACATTTTATTGACAGTAGTGAAAAATTACTGTTATAATTTTAATTTTATTTGACTTACATAGGCGGAAGGTTGTATAATCATATTAGTGAGGTGGATGCAATGGGAAAAACTCTAACGGATATTAAAAAGTCCTTGGATGGTAATCTTGGCAGACGACTAACTCTTAAAGCTAATGGTGGTCGTAGAAAAACGATAGAACGCTGTGGTGTGCTAGCAGAAACCTATCCATCTGTCTTTGTTATTGAGCTTGATCAAGATGAAAATTCATTTGAACGAGTATCTTACAGCTATGCCGATGTATTAACCGAAACAGTGCAATTAACATTTTTTGAAGATACAACAGGTTCGTTTGCAGTTAGTGGACAGTAGACATCAATGTTTACTGTTTTTTCTTTTGTCTAAAAGTGATCTTATTAACGTCTTCATTACATATATCTTTTGTTTTATGAAAATAATAAATAATGCCGCAGTACTATCTCTTTCTTTTACATTCCAAGCTTATCCTTTGAAAGGTGTGGTCGACATGG
This genomic stretch from Metabacillus sp. B2-18 harbors:
- the yabG gene encoding sporulation peptidase YabG, with translation MQVKIGDVVVRKSYNFDLLFRVIDVISSASGEQIAILHGDEVRLIADADCSDLVLVDETERNSRKQREKERIDQSYHLFRQDYQLLREKQEYYATSSYSHNEEFFHMPGRVLHVDGDPLYLQKCLALYEKIGVPVNGVHLNEKEMPEKITDLLLKYRPDILVVTGHDAYSKHKGNIDDINAYRHSKHFVQTVRNARNKVPHLDQLVIFAGACQSHFESLIRAGANFASSPSRVNIHALDPVYIVAKISFTPFVERINVWEVLRNTLTREKGLGGVETRGVLRTGMPYRKPTTQ
- the veg gene encoding biofilm formation stimulator Veg, which produces MGKTLTDIKKSLDGNLGRRLTLKANGGRRKTIERCGVLAETYPSVFVIELDQDENSFERVSYSYADVLTETVQLTFFEDTTGSFAVSGQ